CGCGCCACGAGATTATAGACCACGTCACGCAGCGGTTTTGGCACCAGAAATAACGCGCGCGTCCAGCGCCATCGCGGCAGATGCGACAGTACCGTCAGAGCGCCGTCGGATTTGAAGTGAGCGACGCCGCCATGAATGACCGCATTGGTATCGGGATCGTTTGGATCGATGCCAAAAGCCTGCGCCAGCCGCGTGCCGTAAGGCGATTGGATCGCGGTGAAACGAAATCGCGCCGCCGCATCGCGCGTCGCGACGAAGCGGATCCAGCGCGAGCAGAAGATGCAGACGCCGTCATAGAGGATCACGTCATCGTCGGGCCAATGGGTCATGGGCACTCTTTGTTTTGACGCGTTCTCGTCACGCGAACCGGTTCCCACTTCGCTTGAAAACGCTATCTATTATCCAGGGTCAGCAGCGCCACCAGCATCAGCACGACGGCGGGACCGGTCTTCACCAGCGCGCCGAGCGGCTCGATCCAGAGGTCCGGCGTCAGGATCGCCGCGCCAACCATATAACCCAGCGACGCGACGATACCCGCGACCAAGCCAACTGCCGCGGTACGACGGAACGAGATCAGCACGCCGATGCTCATATCCATCAAGCTTGTTCCGATTGTGAGAGGCGCGACGAGCCACGGCGGAAAGCCGTGGCTCCGTAGGATTTCCGCTGCCGTGTCATAGGAGATCACCAGCGCAATGAAGCCCGAGACGACCCAGAACAGCACGAGGCTTGCGATCATGAGCGCCTTGATCAGGAACAGCCGGGCAAACCATTTGTCCTGGATGGTCGCCGGGCGTTTTCCGGCCGTCTGTTCGATACGCTTCGGCACGATGCCGGTGGCGGCCATCCAGCCGGCGGGGTCGCCGCTGACGCCGCGCCGCAGCTCCGCGATCGCGGTGGTTCGCATCGGCGGCATCCAGCCAAGCCGGTTTGCGAGATCGCCGAATCCAGCGCCGAGATCGAGCAGGCACGCCGGCATCACGATGCGCCACCATCTGCCGGTGCCGAACACCTCGCGGAATTGATCGATCACGCCACCGAGCGTGACCGGCTGCTGCTGCATCAGGTCCCATGTCACGGCGTTCGCCTCAGAAGGATCGCGCGCCGCAAGCCAGGCGATGGTCGCCGCAATGTCCTCCATGGCGACCGGCTGGAATGGCGCGTCCCGCTCGGCGGCCGGAAGATCGAACGGATACGCCGCGAGCGAGCGCACCATGGCGCTGCCACCATAAGCCGCAAGCGCCACCACGAAGCCCGGCCGCAGGATCGTGAACGCGACGCCGGATTCCGCGATCAGCCGCTCGGCCTCCCGTTTGGTGATGCTGAAAGCGGTGCGGTCGGTCTCGGTCGTGCCGGGAATCGAGATATGCACCAGCCGGATCGCGCGGTCGCTGTCGCGGATCGCCTGCAACAGCCGCGCGACGAAATCGCAATGCACGGCGGCCGTGTCGCTGCCGGGGCCGTCCTGCAGCACACCGAGGCAATTGACGACGACATCGATGTGGTGATCGCGCAGCAGCCGCGCCAGCCTCTCCGCTTTCATCGACATGACAGGCAGTTCGAGGTCGAGCGCGCCGCCTTTCTGCGACGCGGACGGTTTGCGGGCGACACCCACCACGGCAAATCCCCGCTCGCGCAGATCATCGGTGACGAAGCGGCCGATCAGGCCGGAGGCCCCGAGCACGAGAATTTTTCGGATGTCGGCGTTCATACTTGCCTAGATCGGTTTGGCGATCATCAGCCAGAGAATAGCCATGACCGCGCCGAAACCGGGAATCCCGAACAGAACCCAGCGGTGGAAAAGTGCGAAATAGCGTGGTGGCAACTCCTGGTTTTGCTCAACCGCCTTGCGCGCGAGATCGCGCATTTCGATCTGCATGAAGATGACCGGCACCCAGAACAGCCCCGCGACCGCATAGAGCCCGAGCGAGGTCATCAGCCAACGCTCGCTCCACATGGTAGAGGACAGCCACATCAGCACGCCGCCACTCACCGGCTGCAGCAGCACCGCCGTCAACGTGAACAGCATGTCGGCGATCACGACGGTCTCGGCCGTACGCGCGATGAAGGCTGCGTCCCGGCTGCGATGGGCCATCAGCATGAAGAACGCGATGCCGGCGCCGGTGCCCAGAATGACGATCGCACCGAGCACGTGCAGATATTTGACGAGGAAATACAACGTCATCGCTTCTTCGCTTGGGTTGGGAATCGCGCCTTCAAGGCGCGATCGAGTTCGCCTCCAGCGAGTTTTACACCGCCCTCGGTCTCCACCAGCCAATGCCCCTCGCTGCCGTGGGCCGGCAGCACCTGAAAATCGGCCCTGCCGCCGGCGGCACGAAACGCATCGACCAGTTGGCGCGAGAAAGCCGGCGAAAAATAGCTGTCATTGGCCGCCACCAGCCAGGTCACTTTTACGCGCGCGGCCTTGCCGAACTCGCCCACCGCGGCCATCAGCGTATGCGGCGCGCAGACCCGATTGGGAAAATCATTGGCATGCCCGCCGCGCCCCGGAGCGAACGCGATGATGGCGGCAACGTTCTTCGGCTCTTCGCTGGCCAGCGCCAGTACGCCCCAGGCCCCGGCCGAATGGCCGATCACGACCATGCCCTCGGGCCGGATGAAGGATTGCATGCGCAGAAGGCCGACCGCGGCGGCAATCTCATTCGCCGTGACGCGACCAGATTTGGCGTAATCGGCCTCGTCGCAGCCACCCTGATCTTCGAGATATTTTCCGCCGGTCGCGCCATGGCCCAGCCGCTCGGGGACCAGCACGGCAAAGCCGCGCGCCACCAGCCAGGTGGCGAGCGCGCGGTATTCGGGCTGCGGCATTTGCGCCCGTCGCATGACGTTCTGGGTGGAAGCGTGCGCGATCACGGCAAGTGGAAACGGTCCCTCGCCTGGCGGCCGAAACAGCACCGCATGCGCCGCGGTTGCGACATCGGGCGACGGCACCAGCCATTGCTGCAAACGATAAGGCTCGCCCTCCGCACCTTGCGCGCCTAGGGCGGGCTGCGCCGATGCGGCCTTCATGCCCAGCGCGGCCACGAGAATCAGCGCAAAAAGCAGGTTTGGCGGATGCATGAACGGGCCTGACACAGCCGAGGGCGGGCGCATTTGCGAAGTCACCAACAGAATACCGCCGGCGAATCAAATCCAGCGCATTTTTCCGTGAACGGAATTCGCGGAGGCGTTCCGCAGGTAATTCTGACAATCATTTCGTCCGCATTGATCGGCAAATACCGTTAAGGACAGCACCGTTGTCCTCTTTCGATACACAAGAGCAAAAAACTGATGCAGAAAATCCACAGGTTAACCGATAATTAACGATGGACCTTGAAGCCGGGCCGCTGACTT
This portion of the Bradyrhizobium sp. AZCC 2262 genome encodes:
- a CDS encoding thiol-disulfide oxidoreductase DCC family protein, coding for MTHWPDDDVILYDGVCIFCSRWIRFVATRDAAARFRFTAIQSPYGTRLAQAFGIDPNDPDTNAVIHGGVAHFKSDGALTVLSHLPRWRWTRALFLVPKPLRDVVYNLVARNRYRIFGKYDECFVPDADVRARVLE
- a CDS encoding SDR family oxidoreductase, which codes for MNADIRKILVLGASGLIGRFVTDDLRERGFAVVGVARKPSASQKGGALDLELPVMSMKAERLARLLRDHHIDVVVNCLGVLQDGPGSDTAAVHCDFVARLLQAIRDSDRAIRLVHISIPGTTETDRTAFSITKREAERLIAESGVAFTILRPGFVVALAAYGGSAMVRSLAAYPFDLPAAERDAPFQPVAMEDIAATIAWLAARDPSEANAVTWDLMQQQPVTLGGVIDQFREVFGTGRWWRIVMPACLLDLGAGFGDLANRLGWMPPMRTTAIAELRRGVSGDPAGWMAATGIVPKRIEQTAGKRPATIQDKWFARLFLIKALMIASLVLFWVVSGFIALVISYDTAAEILRSHGFPPWLVAPLTIGTSLMDMSIGVLISFRRTAAVGLVAGIVASLGYMVGAAILTPDLWIEPLGALVKTGPAVVLMLVALLTLDNR
- a CDS encoding DUF2269 family protein produces the protein MTLYFLVKYLHVLGAIVILGTGAGIAFFMLMAHRSRDAAFIARTAETVVIADMLFTLTAVLLQPVSGGVLMWLSSTMWSERWLMTSLGLYAVAGLFWVPVIFMQIEMRDLARKAVEQNQELPPRYFALFHRWVLFGIPGFGAVMAILWLMIAKPI
- a CDS encoding alpha/beta hydrolase family protein; the encoded protein is MRPPSAVSGPFMHPPNLLFALILVAALGMKAASAQPALGAQGAEGEPYRLQQWLVPSPDVATAAHAVLFRPPGEGPFPLAVIAHASTQNVMRRAQMPQPEYRALATWLVARGFAVLVPERLGHGATGGKYLEDQGGCDEADYAKSGRVTANEIAAAVGLLRMQSFIRPEGMVVIGHSAGAWGVLALASEEPKNVAAIIAFAPGRGGHANDFPNRVCAPHTLMAAVGEFGKAARVKVTWLVAANDSYFSPAFSRQLVDAFRAAGGRADFQVLPAHGSEGHWLVETEGGVKLAGGELDRALKARFPTQAKKR